GACGAGGGGCGCCTCTACGCCCGCCGACCGGCCGAGGTTCTCGCGGACGGCGAGCGCGTCGCGTGCGAGGTGTACGTGAGCCTCACGCCGTGACCAGCGCCCGCGCGCGGGCGAGCACCGCGTCGAGCATCGGCCGCGTGAGCTTCCCCGTGAACGTGTTCTGCTGGCTCGGGTGGTACGAGGAGACGAGCACGAGCCCCGACGCCAGGCGATGCTCCGCGCCGTGCGCGAAGCGCGGCAGCGGACAGGGCAGCGCCGTGCCGCGCGCGCGCTCGGCGGCGAGGAAGCCGTCGTGCGCCACCTTGCCGAGCGCGACGACGACCCGGAGCCGGGAGAGGCGCGCGAGCTCCTCCAGCAGGTAGCGACGGCAGGTCGCGATCTCACGCGGCGAGGGACGGTTCGCGGGCGGCGCGCAGCGCACCACCGCGGTGACGAACGCGTCGGTCAGCGTGAGCCCGTCGTCACGATCGCGCGCCAGGGGCTGGCTGGCGAAGCCGGCGCGATGGAGCGCGGCGTAGAGCCAGTTGCCGCTCTCGTCGCCGGTGAACATACGCCCGGTGCGGTTGGCCCCGTGCGCGGCCGGGGCGAGCCCGACGAGCAGGAGCCGCGCCGCCGGATCGCCGAACCCGGGCACGGGACGCGCCCAGTACGTCCAGGCGCGGAAGCGCGCCACCCTCTCGCGGCCCACCCGCTCGCGATGCTCCACGAGACGCGGGCAGAGCCGGCAGCGCGTCAGGCGCCGCTCGAGCCGAAGCAGCGCCTGAGAGACTCTCACTCCGCGCAGAGGACGCCGGCGGTGAGGAAGAGCGTGTGCGTCTCACGGACCGTGCCGGCCCAGACCGGCCCGTCGCCCGCAGG
This genomic stretch from Deltaproteobacteria bacterium harbors:
- a CDS encoding uracil-DNA glycosylase, translating into MLRLERRLTRCRLCPRLVEHRERVGRERVARFRAWTYWARPVPGFGDPAARLLLVGLAPAAHGANRTGRMFTGDESGNWLYAALHRAGFASQPLARDRDDGLTLTDAFVTAVVRCAPPANRPSPREIATCRRYLLEELARLSRLRVVVALGKVAHDGFLAAERARGTALPCPLPRFAHGAEHRLASGLVLVSSYHPSQQNTFTGKLTRPMLDAVLARARALVTA